A stretch of the Candidatus Methanomethylophilaceae archaeon genome encodes the following:
- a CDS encoding FKBP-type peptidyl-prolyl cis-trans isomerase, with translation MAGEENKTKERKEHDPIFMVCLALFLIACAAVLGVYAIDHLSSSEDRVAAYGDSVTVDYTGTYYDYIGGSSALLFDTSKKSVAEDDSVAKSSDFTAKSSYSPLDITIGSGGALEMFENAIVGHKVGDKFKVMIPSDQAYVGADTTKTASLSGFTVPVTQIMPATAFESLYIGKKIAYSGTLFTTVYGWEATASLSSTDNMVIINNMPVAGQTYTFSPAGAAPEDGKEKLTFKVTSISGNNIVCDLSFKNYTTVSGDTIQMESFDFGT, from the coding sequence ATGGCCGGCGAAGAGAATAAAACAAAGGAGCGCAAAGAGCACGACCCTATTTTCATGGTCTGCCTTGCGCTTTTCCTGATTGCGTGCGCCGCTGTGCTCGGCGTTTACGCTATCGATCACCTCTCGTCAAGCGAGGACAGAGTAGCGGCATACGGCGATTCTGTCACCGTCGATTACACGGGAACTTATTACGATTACATAGGCGGCAGCAGCGCGCTCCTTTTCGACACGAGCAAGAAGAGCGTCGCAGAAGACGACAGCGTCGCCAAGTCCAGCGATTTCACCGCCAAGTCTTCATACAGCCCTCTGGACATCACCATCGGGTCCGGCGGAGCGCTCGAGATGTTCGAGAACGCCATCGTCGGGCACAAGGTCGGAGACAAATTCAAGGTCATGATCCCCAGCGATCAGGCATATGTGGGCGCAGATACCACAAAGACGGCCTCGCTCAGCGGATTCACCGTCCCTGTCACGCAGATCATGCCCGCAACCGCGTTCGAGAGCCTCTATATTGGCAAAAAGATTGCCTATTCGGGAACCCTGTTCACTACGGTTTACGGATGGGAAGCCACGGCCTCCTTGAGTTCCACCGACAACATGGTGATCATCAACAACATGCCAGTCGCAGGACAGACCTATACCTTCTCTCCGGCGGGAGCCGCTCCCGAAGACGGAAAGGAGAAGCTCACGTTCAAGGTGACCTCGATCAGCGGAAACAACATCGTCTGCGATCTCTCGTTCAAGAACTACACCACCGTTTCCGGAGACACGATCCAGATGGAATCCTTCGATTTCGGAACC
- a CDS encoding TatD family nuclease-associated radical SAM protein translates to MTIVYRYGKTYYVNLTNRCPCRCVFCVRNRTDALGDAERLWLDKEPTPEEVIAELETKDLSGSDEIVFCGYGEPTERLDDLIASMRMVRSRLGKRVRLDTNGLGNLINGRDIVPELAECVDRISISLNASNAAEYLEITRSKFGIESYQAVLDFIAECRKSIQGVTVSIVGGYIPEESERKCAEIAEKYGVAFRIRRCGISLSMD, encoded by the coding sequence ATGACCATCGTCTACCGCTACGGGAAGACATATTACGTCAATCTGACGAATCGCTGCCCGTGCAGATGCGTTTTCTGCGTCAGGAACAGGACGGACGCTCTGGGAGACGCCGAACGCCTTTGGCTGGACAAGGAGCCTACCCCTGAAGAGGTGATCGCGGAGCTGGAGACGAAGGACCTATCCGGATCCGATGAGATAGTGTTCTGCGGTTACGGGGAGCCGACTGAAAGGCTGGACGATCTCATCGCATCGATGAGGATGGTCAGAAGCAGGCTTGGCAAAAGGGTCCGCCTCGACACCAACGGCCTCGGGAATCTCATAAATGGCAGGGACATCGTCCCAGAGCTCGCGGAATGCGTGGACAGAATCTCGATAAGCCTGAACGCTTCCAATGCCGCGGAATATCTGGAGATCACCCGCAGCAAATTCGGCATCGAATCTTATCAGGCGGTCCTGGATTTCATAGCGGAATGCAGGAAATCCATCCAAGGGGTGACAGTTTCCATCGTCGGCGGGTATATCCCAGAAGAATCCGAGAGGAAATGCGCGGAAATAGCCGAAAAGTATGGGGTTGCGTTCAGAATCCGCCGATGCGGAATTTCTTTGTCCATGGATTAA
- the thiE gene encoding thiamine phosphate synthase encodes MFDLYVVTDASLSRGLTEAQTAELAFKGGADAVQLRMKKADGKAMLEQADAIRKLADDFGRFFIVNDRVDVAMISGADGVHLGQSDLPVARAREIMGESAIIGASVSTLEQAQKAEEDGADYVGVGSIFTTATKPDANQAIGLDPLFKISHSIGIPAVAIGGINRGNIQDVIRAGADSAAVVSAAVGQPDIPSAVHELRDLILKVRPHVAADARGDSLNRKLMI; translated from the coding sequence ATGTTCGATCTGTACGTTGTGACCGACGCATCGCTTTCGAGGGGGCTTACGGAGGCTCAGACGGCTGAGTTGGCCTTCAAAGGCGGAGCGGATGCCGTCCAGCTCAGGATGAAAAAGGCCGACGGAAAAGCTATGCTGGAGCAGGCCGACGCCATCAGGAAATTGGCCGACGATTTCGGCAGATTCTTCATCGTCAACGATAGAGTGGATGTGGCTATGATCTCCGGCGCGGACGGGGTGCATCTCGGCCAATCTGACCTGCCTGTGGCGAGAGCGAGAGAGATCATGGGCGAATCCGCCATAATCGGGGCTTCGGTCAGCACTCTGGAACAGGCTCAGAAAGCGGAGGAGGACGGCGCGGATTACGTCGGGGTCGGCTCTATATTCACGACGGCCACAAAGCCCGATGCCAATCAGGCCATCGGATTGGACCCTTTGTTCAAGATATCCCACAGCATAGGCATCCCGGCGGTAGCCATCGGAGGGATAAACCGCGGCAACATCCAGGATGTGATCAGGGCTGGCGCCGATTCCGCGGCGGTCGTATCTGCGGCTGTCGGGCAGCCAGACATCCCAAGCGCAGTCCACGAGCTCAGAGATCTTATCCTCAAGGTCAGGCCGCATGTCGCAGCCGATGCCAGAGGGGATTCGCTGAACAGGAAGCTCATGATCTGA
- a CDS encoding class I SAM-dependent methyltransferase: MGQKELWDAFYRGNSRAWRGNSGIPIPCSGKALDVGCGNGKTVSTLLDAGFRVVGVDFSPVAIGKCEELYPEADFLVSDASELPFQDGSFDYVTAVHVLENLEDGKLEKAAKELERVLAPGGYLFARCFTPDDMRSGARGDGFFYRYFDAEGLLALFPTMEAVSSVRKDEPTRFGTVRSRAECLLRKPLRS, translated from the coding sequence ATGGGACAAAAAGAGCTGTGGGACGCCTTCTACCGCGGGAATTCCCGGGCATGGAGAGGCAATTCAGGCATTCCGATCCCGTGCTCCGGCAAAGCTCTGGATGTCGGCTGCGGCAACGGCAAGACGGTCTCGACCCTTTTGGACGCCGGTTTCCGCGTGGTCGGGGTGGATTTCTCGCCCGTTGCCATCGGAAAATGCGAGGAACTATACCCAGAAGCCGATTTTTTGGTTTCAGACGCATCCGAATTGCCATTCCAGGACGGGTCTTTCGATTATGTCACGGCGGTCCACGTTCTTGAGAATCTGGAGGACGGGAAGCTGGAGAAGGCGGCAAAAGAGTTGGAAAGGGTTTTGGCTCCGGGAGGATATCTTTTTGCCAGATGTTTCACGCCCGACGATATGCGTTCCGGAGCGAGAGGCGACGGATTCTTCTACAGGTATTTCGACGCGGAAGGTCTCCTCGCCCTGTTCCCGACCATGGAAGCCGTTTCTTCCGTGAGAAAGGATGAGCCCACCAGGTTCGGTACCGTAAGATCCCGCGCGGAATGCCTTCTTAGGAAGCCGCTCAGATCATGA